The Ketogulonicigenium vulgare WSH-001 genome includes a region encoding these proteins:
- a CDS encoding VOC family protein, which translates to MSIAKNTICLWFDKDAEAAANFYASVFPDTTVDSVQRAPGDNPSGKKGEVLVVNFTVMGVPCMGLNGGPVFKQDEAFSFQILTEDQAETDLYWNAIVGNGGQESECGWCKDRWGVSWQITPRTLTEAMMAGGEEAARAFAAMMTMQKIDVAAIDAARRG; encoded by the coding sequence ATGTCTATCGCCAAAAACACCATCTGCCTCTGGTTCGACAAGGATGCCGAAGCGGCGGCCAATTTCTATGCCTCTGTCTTTCCGGACACCACGGTGGACAGCGTCCAGCGCGCGCCGGGCGACAATCCATCCGGCAAAAAGGGCGAGGTGCTGGTGGTGAATTTCACCGTCATGGGCGTGCCCTGCATGGGCCTGAACGGCGGCCCGGTGTTCAAACAGGACGAGGCGTTCTCGTTCCAGATCCTGACCGAGGATCAGGCCGAAACCGACCTGTATTGGAACGCCATTGTCGGCAATGGCGGGCAGGAAAGTGAATGCGGCTGGTGCAAGGACAGGTGGGGCGTCTCGTGGCAGATCACCCCCCGCACCCTGACCGAGGCGATGATGGCAGGCGGCGAGGAAGCCGCCCGCGCCTTTGCCGCGATGATGACCATGCAAAAGATAGATGTTGCGGCCATCGACGCGGCAAGGCGGGGTTAG
- a CDS encoding F390 synthetase-related protein, translating into MTPAAAFAAIRWGRGFRTRAAVEAHQARGLARLRRDIMPRAPFYAPFADRPMDEWPLMSKPALMADFCTINTRGISLDQALETARRAEESRDFSPLIGDVAVGLSTGTSGQRGLFLTSPYERRLWAAVMCGRFWPRPLLARQRIAFFLRANNALYESLNNPLVRFAFFDLLAGVTDHLPRLAQTHPTVLIAPAQVLRHLALAQIRGDLNIAPQRIISVAEVLSPEDAALITTAFRRAPDQVYQCTEGVLAYTCPHGSLHLNERFVHFDRKVLDAATGAFSPIITDFTRESLPILRYALDDVLVPDPAPCACGCATTRIARIEGRCDDMLFWEGQGGRRMVPSDVIRQAVATAQVQVRDYRARQTGSHLLEIWLDTGDMRGATQQVSAALNQSAARLQARLPELRFHAGLPPPDGPKLRRVRAIS; encoded by the coding sequence ATGACGCCCGCCGCCGCCTTTGCCGCGATCCGCTGGGGCAGGGGGTTCCGCACGCGCGCCGCGGTTGAGGCGCATCAGGCGCGCGGGCTCGCGCGGCTGCGGCGCGATATCATGCCGCGCGCGCCGTTCTATGCCCCCTTCGCCGACCGCCCGATGGATGAATGGCCGCTGATGAGCAAGCCCGCGTTGATGGCGGATTTCTGCACGATCAACACGCGCGGCATCAGCCTTGATCAGGCACTCGAGACCGCCCGCCGCGCCGAGGAAAGCCGCGACTTCTCGCCCCTGATCGGCGATGTGGCGGTGGGCCTGTCGACCGGCACTTCGGGGCAGCGCGGGCTGTTCCTGACCAGCCCATATGAGCGCCGCCTATGGGCCGCTGTCATGTGCGGGCGGTTCTGGCCGCGTCCACTGCTGGCGCGCCAGCGCATCGCCTTCTTTCTGCGCGCGAATAACGCGCTTTATGAAAGCCTGAACAACCCCTTGGTGCGGTTCGCATTTTTCGATCTGCTGGCGGGGGTTACCGATCACTTACCGCGCCTTGCCCAGACCCATCCCACCGTGCTGATCGCCCCCGCGCAGGTGCTGCGCCACCTTGCGCTGGCGCAGATCAGAGGCGATTTGAACATCGCGCCCCAGCGCATCATATCCGTCGCCGAGGTGCTGTCCCCCGAGGATGCCGCCCTGATCACCACCGCATTCAGGCGCGCCCCCGATCAGGTCTATCAATGCACCGAAGGGGTGCTGGCCTATACCTGCCCGCATGGCAGCCTGCACTTGAACGAACGCTTCGTGCATTTCGATCGCAAAGTGCTGGACGCCGCAACCGGGGCCTTTTCCCCCATCATCACCGATTTCACGCGCGAAAGCCTGCCGATCCTGCGCTATGCCCTGGATGATGTGCTGGTGCCCGATCCCGCGCCTTGCGCCTGTGGCTGCGCCACCACACGGATCGCACGGATCGAGGGGCGCTGCGATGACATGCTGTTCTGGGAAGGGCAGGGGGGGCGGCGCATGGTGCCATCCGATGTGATCCGGCAGGCTGTCGCAACCGCGCAGGTCCAAGTGCGCGATTACCGCGCCCGCCAGACCGGCAGCCACCTGCTAGAGATCTGGCTGGACACGGGCGATATGCGCGGTGCCACACAGCAGGTCAGCGCCGCCCTGAACCAATCGGCCGCACGTCTGCAAGCGCGCCTGCCAGAGCTGCGCTTTCATGCGGGGCTGCCGCCGCCGGATGGGCCAAAGCTGCGCCGAGTGCGGGCCATATCCTGA
- a CDS encoding GMC oxidoreductase — protein sequence MTNATYDVIVVGSGAAGSFAARELTAQGLKTLILEAGPAIGAKDFDPAKKSPVSDINIWERARATLRGQGVQARAAFFAQRVAHFFVNDRKNPYTTPKDAPFLWIRGRQTGGRLHSFGRVLLRWTDDDFRTQTRTGKGKDWPISYADLAPYYTEVEETLGLYGRTEGIETFPDGSYAHQAQYSPPEEDFKATVERKFPGRRVTTWRYIAPERMPKQLQTALDSGLLTVVNNAVVARVVTDPATGLASGVEYIDAATKARQHVSAKAVVLCASAIESVRLLLNSSNAQHPNGLGNSSGTLGRYFMDQLPCLAVGEVPAATGTFKDTAAPADEFYNPSGGIFIPRFDHSAKPRGDYCFQGSIGRYGTDGKPARMSFFGFGMMQPSADNRITLDRAKRDAWGIPVAHIRCVMGDEDRKNLRGQIDALQETVEGAGGAFEFIGSPLGLQEFGKGAYPEADPFSRMVFRQWFGRTMIMGAAIHETGGARMGDSAADSVLNAHNQSWDVPNLYVTDASAFVSSGVTGTTLTLMALTVRACRHLAASLRS from the coding sequence GCTCGGGCGCGGCGGGCTCGTTCGCCGCCCGGGAATTGACCGCACAGGGGCTGAAAACCCTGATCCTCGAGGCAGGCCCCGCGATCGGTGCCAAGGACTTTGATCCGGCCAAGAAATCGCCGGTGTCCGATATCAATATCTGGGAACGCGCCCGCGCCACATTGCGCGGTCAGGGCGTGCAGGCCCGCGCCGCGTTTTTCGCGCAGCGCGTGGCGCATTTCTTTGTCAACGACCGCAAGAACCCCTACACCACCCCCAAAGACGCGCCCTTCCTGTGGATACGTGGCCGCCAAACGGGTGGCCGTTTGCACAGTTTTGGCCGCGTGTTGCTGCGCTGGACGGATGACGATTTCCGCACCCAGACCCGCACCGGCAAGGGCAAGGACTGGCCGATTTCCTACGCGGATCTGGCCCCCTATTACACCGAGGTCGAGGAAACCCTTGGCCTTTATGGCCGCACCGAGGGGATCGAGACCTTTCCCGATGGCAGTTACGCGCATCAGGCGCAATATTCCCCCCCCGAGGAGGATTTCAAAGCCACGGTCGAGCGCAAATTCCCCGGTCGCCGTGTGACGACATGGCGCTATATCGCGCCTGAACGGATGCCAAAACAGCTGCAAACCGCGCTGGACAGCGGATTGTTGACAGTTGTCAACAATGCGGTGGTTGCGCGCGTCGTGACCGATCCCGCCACAGGTTTGGCCAGCGGTGTCGAATATATCGACGCCGCCACAAAGGCCCGCCAGCATGTCAGCGCCAAGGCGGTTGTCCTGTGCGCCTCGGCCATTGAAAGCGTGCGGCTGCTGCTGAATTCTTCCAATGCGCAGCATCCGAACGGGCTGGGCAACAGCTCGGGCACGCTGGGGCGGTATTTCATGGATCAACTGCCCTGCCTTGCGGTGGGCGAGGTTCCCGCCGCCACCGGCACGTTCAAGGATACGGCGGCGCCTGCGGATGAATTCTACAACCCCTCGGGCGGGATCTTTATTCCGCGCTTTGACCACAGCGCAAAGCCGCGCGGCGATTATTGCTTTCAGGGGTCGATTGGTCGCTATGGCACCGACGGCAAGCCCGCCCGCATGTCGTTCTTTGGCTTTGGCATGATGCAACCCAGCGCCGATAACCGCATCACGCTGGACCGGGCAAAGCGCGATGCATGGGGCATTCCCGTGGCGCATATTCGCTGCGTCATGGGCGATGAGGATCGCAAGAACCTGCGCGGCCAGATCGATGCGCTGCAAGAGACGGTCGAGGGTGCGGGCGGCGCGTTCGAATTCATCGGCTCGCCGCTGGGTCTGCAGGAATTCGGCAAGGGCGCCTACCCCGAGGCTGATCCCTTTAGCCGCATGGTGTTCCGCCAGTGGTTTGGCCGCACGATGATCATGGGCGCTGCGATCCATGAAACGGGCGGTGCGCGCATGGGCGACAGCGCTGCGGATTCGGTGCTGAATGCGCATAACCAGTCGTGGGATGTGCCCAATCTGTATGTCACCGACGCCTCGGCCTTTGTCAGCAGCGGTGTCACCGGCACGACGCTGACGCTGATGGCGCTGACCGTGCGGGCCTGTCGCCATCTGGCCGCCTCACTGCGCAGCTAA